From Corticium candelabrum chromosome 13, ooCorCand1.1, whole genome shotgun sequence, a single genomic window includes:
- the LOC134189185 gene encoding uncharacterized protein K02A2.6-like, which translates to MSEELTQLISVLQEQIRVTQHQHKEEMEQQRELHMHQLDLLKSQLKANRSGLHWSNLKFQSFDSMSELWKDYRSRFQTCTEANSIPEDKLAIVFLTNQSSDIYKLIDNFASQLPEPTTANKLSLQSIHDFMSQHYDPKRFIVRERFRFWSEMKRKPGETPPELAARVRQMATTCDFTSIKDPLDEAMRTCFLCAINNEAVLKAAFRIKEDELTFRNVVQIAIEVEEAAKTAKAQIYAKPEEIHKITKPRNSPQKTQQTLQSSLPTDHKPCGSCGEKVIPETNVVSGKRNVITARRKATLKPHATANKLGRWKSIGKPPLKPTTAEYRSASGHSIPILGTACVDSLLQTGDETVRKQLEFTVTKLNLNLIGLDTVLESGIQLDRLLRKSTSNAPVHMISTHKSLQAACEQLTQEFPNLWKDELGCLKNFQLEIKFKPDVTPVFHKARTVPFAIQDDLSRAYDKGIDRGLGSKYNSTITELQSFQSGSHLHVVTQMEIYGFYAQARRRLLFSKIDLADAYNQIKLAPESQKRLALSTHKGVLLQTRLPYGISSAPGYFQEIMEQLTSDLSGVAVYLDDILVSGKDAEDHLHNLRELLKRLNSNGLRYRFDKCAFAQPQVTYLGYTLSRDGLAKGPMVDAVMTMQPPNDVTTLRSFLGSIQFYGKFLPNLATVMEP; encoded by the exons ATGTCTGAAGAACTAACCCAACTCATCTCAGTCCTGCAGGAACAAATTCGTGTGACACAGCATCAACATAAGGAGGAGATGGAGCAACAGCGAGAGTTGCACATGCACCAGCTGGACCTTCTCAAAAGCCAGCTTAAGGCCAATCGTTCCGGTTTACATTGGTCCAACCTGAAATTCCAGTCCTTTGACTCAATGTCAGAGCTGTGGAAGGACTACAGGTCAAGGTTTCAAACATGTACGGAAGCTAATTCCATTCCTGAAGACAAACTAGCTATTGTCTTTTTAACCAATCAATCGAGTGACATATACAAGCTCATCGACAATTTTGCGTCACAACTGCCGGAACCTACGACAGCAAATAAACTTTCTTTGCAGTCTATCCATGACTTCATGTCACAGCACTATGATCCCAAGCGCTTCATAGTCAGAGAAAGGTTCCGATTCTGGAGCGAAATGAAGCGTAAGCCAGGTGAAACGCCTCCCGAACTCGCTGCAAGAGTACGACAGATGGCTACCACGTGTGATTTCACATCCATTAAGGATCCCCTGGACGAAGCCATGCGCACTTGTTTTCTGTGTGCCATTAACAACGAGGCTGTGCTCAAAGCTGCATTCAGAATCAAAGAAGATGAACTTACGTTCCGGAACGTTGTCCAGATCGCGATAGAGGTGGAAGAAGCAGCTAAAACAGCTAAGGCCCAAATCTACGCAAAACCGGAGGAAATCCACAAGATCACCAAACCGCGAAATTCTCCACAGAAAACGCAACAGACGCTCCAGTCTTCCCTGCCAACTGACCACAAACCATGTGGAAGCTGCGGGGAAAAGGTCATCCCAGAGACAAATGTCGTTTCCGGGAAGCGGAATGTCATTACTGCAAGAAGAAAGGCCACATTGAAGCCGCATGCCACAGCAAACAAGCTAGGAAG ATGGAAATCAATTGGCAAGCCGCCACTCAAACCGACCACTGCAGAATATCGTTCAGCATCGGGTCACTCCATACCTATTCTCGGTACCGCATGCGTGGACTCATTGCTACAGACCGGAGACGAGACAGTTCGAAAGCAACTGGAGTTTACAGTTACGAAACTAAACCTAAATCTTATCGGATTAGACACAGTTTTGGAAAGCGGCATCCAACTTGACCGTCTTCTTCGCAAGTCTACAAGTAACGCACCGGTACATATGATCTCAACTCACAAGTCTCTCCAAGCAGCCTGCGAACAACTCACACAGGAGTTTCCTAACTTATGGAAAGATGAACTGGGATGTTTGAAGAACTTTCAGTTGGAAATAAAGTTTAAACCGGACGTCACACCGGTCTTTCACAAAGCTCGTACTGTGCCATTTGCAATTCAGGACGACCTATCTCGAGCATACGACAAAGGCATTGATCGGGGCCTTGGAAGCAAGTACAATTCAACGATTACAGAACTCCAGTCGTTCCAGTCCGGAAGCCACCTTCACGTAGTCACACAAATGGAAATATACGG ATTTTATGCGCAAGCTAGGAGGCGGCTACTATTTTCAAAGATTGATCTAGCGGATGCGTATAACCAGATCAAACTGGCACCAGAAAGTCAAAAGCGACTCGCACTCAGTACACACAAGGGAGTACTCTTACAAACTCGCCTTCCATACGGTATCAGCTCAGCGCCAGGATACTTCCAAGAGATCATGGAACAATTGACCAGCGATCTCTCCGGAGTAGCTGTCTACCTCGACGATATACTCGTGAGCGGCAAAGACGCCGAAGATCATCTGCACAATCTTCGAGAATTACTGAAAAGACTGAACAGCAACGGCCTCCGATATCGATTTGACAAATGTGCCTTCGCCCAGCCGCAAGTCACATATCTAGGATACACCCTGTCACGGGACGGATTAGCCAAGGGACCAATGGTGGACGCGGTAATGACAATGCAACCACCAAACGACGTTACGACTCTTAGATCATTTCTAGGATCAATTCAGTTTTATGGCAAGTTCCTACCAAATCTAGCAACGGTCATGGAACCATAG
- the LOC134189186 gene encoding uncharacterized protein K02A2.6-like codes for MFGPHKETPVLAANRLARWALMLSQYDYTIEYRNTSKHGNADALSRLPAGPDVYFDGKEDERDIVTVCLINTIDTQIKPTDQSALRKESTKDPVISEIIRYTREGWPNQVSDHLKDFKKLEHSLTTINGCLLYGNRVVIPASLQQEVLKILHEGHFGMQRMKQLARTAVYWLRIDTAIQDMCHRCTACAGHQNKPTKPANHPWMLPEKPWSRIHVDHAIDVMGHHWLVVKDAYSKYPCIHETNSTSTKTTTQLLEEDFSHSGYPHAIVSDNATTFSSQEFKAWCHERGIVHLTGAPYHPATNGAAERLVQTFKRFLKKSRKSPKEALQEFLMQYRRSPLASGYSPSELLNNRQIRTKTLLPSPAHEAQERQAREATKSQAKELQSMVHNVHRHYQVGTPCYALYTVGQDEPVSLDGFQQP; via the coding sequence ATGTTCGGGCCACACAAGGAGACGCCTGTTCTCGCAGCGAATCGACTAGCACGTTGGGCACTTATGCTTAGTCAATACGACTATACCATTGAGTATCGCAATACGTCAAAGCACGGCAACGCAGACGCCCTCAGCCGTCTACCGGCAGGACCAGACGTCTACTTCGATGGGAAGGAAGATGAAAGGGACATTGTCACGGTATGCCTCATAAACACGATTGACACCCAGATTAAGCCAACAGATCAAAGTGCACTTCGAAAAGAGTCTACCAAAGATCCAGTTATTTCCGAAATTATCCGATACACAAGAGAGGGATGGCCTAATCAAGTTTCAGATCACTTAAAGGACTTCAAAAAGCTCGAGCATTCACTGACTACCATCAACGGATGCCTCCTGTATGGCAATAGAGTCGTGATACCGGCTAGCCTGCAACAAGAGGTGTTGAAGATTCTTCATGAAGGCCATTTCGGTATGCAAAGGATGAAACAACTGGCACGAACAGCAGTCTACTGGCTGAGGATCGATACAGCTATTCAAGACATGTGTCATCGATGCACTGCCTGCGCCGGACATCaaaacaaaccgacaaagcCTGCCAACCATCCTTGGATGCTGCCGGAGAAACCCTGGAGTAGGATACATGTCGACCACGCCATCGATGTCATGGGACACCATTGGCTCGTTGTCAAAGACGCATACTCCAAATACCCATGTATTCATGAGACCAATTCTACTTCTACGAAGACAACTACCCAGTTGCTAGAGGAAGACTTTTCACACTCTGGCTACCCGCACGCCATAGTTTCAGACAACGCTACCACCTTTTCCTCACAGGAGTTCAAGGCCTGGTGCCATGAAAGAGGAATTGTGCATCTGACGGGAGCACCTTATCATCCAGCCACCAACGGTGCCGCTGAGAGACTTGTCCAGACATTCAAGCGTTTCTTGAAAAAGTCAAGGAAATCTCCTAAGGAAGCTCTTCAGGAATTTCTTATGCAATACAGACGTTCGCCATTAGCTAGTGGATATTCGCCCAGCGAATTACTCAACAATCGACAGATACGAACCAAGACACTATTGCCGTCCCCGGCACATGAAGCTCAAGAACGCCAAGCTCGAGAAGCCACGAAGTCACAGGCCAAAGAGTTACAAAGCATGGTCCATAACGTCCACAGACACTACCAAGTAGGAACACCATGTTATGCACTCTATACTGTGGGCCAAGACGAACCAGTGAGCCTAGATGGGTTCCAGCAACCGTAA